In the Hordeum vulgare subsp. vulgare chromosome 7H, MorexV3_pseudomolecules_assembly, whole genome shotgun sequence genome, one interval contains:
- the LOC123411104 gene encoding ethylene-responsive transcription factor ERF112-like: protein MGENSRLTGVRKKGDGKFAAAISHPVTKTLLWLGTYSSPEVAACAYDLAARELKGAKAKLNFPYPPPARLVKEVIAAPRHRSHGHDAPLFQVVTLPPDPTAPPPSPPRLVVYFPFSFEAPAGDSAPVPAYPFLQMPPSARAHLSLQPAHVHVPVPEPQPPIRRMQIVTQAESCLSTSIEPIGASSSHNLVFKKPKLFVVPVTPSAPTEGSGDNFTKPWYFPNSPAV, encoded by the coding sequence ATGGGTGAGAACAGCAGGTTAACTGGGGTGAGAAAGAAGGGGGATGGCAAGTTCGCCGCGGCGATCAGCCACCCGGTGACGAAGACGTTGTTGTGGCTGGGGACGTACTCGTCCCCCGAGGTCGCTGCGTGCGCCTATGACCTCGCGGCTAGGGAGCTCAAGGGCGCAAAGGCTAAGCTCAACTTCCCCTACCCTCCGCCGGCCAGACTGGTTAAGGAGGTGATTGCTGCACCGAGGCACCGCAGCCACGGTCACGACGCACCACTCTTTCAGGTCGTTACGTTGCCACCGGACCCGACGGCACCGCCTCCATCCCCGCCCAGGCTCGTGGTTTACTTTCCCTTCTCCTTTGAAGCGCCCGCGGGCGACTCAGCGCCGGTGCCGGCATACCCGTTCCTGCAGATGCCGCCTTCGGCACGAGCACATCTCAGCCTGCAGCCGGCGCACGTGCACGTGCCTGTTCCAGAGCCACAGCCGCCGATCCGACGGATGCAGATTGTGACGCAGGCGGAAAGCTGCTTAAGCACCTCAATTGAACCCATAGGGGCTTCTTCGTCTCACAATTTGGTGTTTAAGAAACCCAAGTTGTTCGTCGTTCCCGTCACCCCTAGTGCTCCAACAGAAGGGAGTGGTGACAATTTCACCAAGCCATGGTATTTCCCTAATTCGCCTGCGGTTTAG